Proteins from one Listeria weihenstephanensis genomic window:
- the recU gene encoding Holliday junction resolvase RecU encodes MAIRYPNGKKYQPNELAPAKPPQKTVSYGNRGMSLEQDLNDTNTYYLTHERAIIHKKPTPVQIVGVDYPKRSSAKIKEAYFKTPSTTDYNGVYQGKYIDFEAKETKNTSSFPLSNFHQHQMTHMEGVLKQGGIVFVIISFNTLGEVYFISYEHFKPFWQRMLDGGRKSVTLQELRQVADLIPYGLNPRLDYLNIVHKHYF; translated from the coding sequence ATGGCCATACGCTATCCAAATGGAAAAAAGTATCAGCCAAATGAACTTGCTCCGGCTAAACCTCCACAAAAAACGGTCTCGTATGGAAATCGTGGTATGTCATTGGAGCAGGACCTCAATGACACAAATACCTATTATCTAACGCACGAACGAGCCATCATTCACAAAAAACCTACACCAGTGCAAATCGTTGGTGTCGACTATCCAAAACGGAGTAGTGCAAAAATAAAAGAAGCCTATTTCAAAACACCATCAACCACGGACTATAACGGTGTCTATCAAGGAAAGTATATTGATTTTGAAGCAAAGGAGACTAAAAATACAAGTTCATTTCCTCTTAGTAACTTCCATCAGCATCAAATGACACACATGGAAGGTGTCCTAAAACAAGGCGGTATCGTCTTTGTTATTATTTCATTTAACACACTTGGAGAGGTTTATTTTATCTCCTATGAGCATTTCAAGCCCTTTTGGCAAAGAATGTTAGATGGTGGGAGAAAATCAGTAACCCTTCAAGAATTAAGACAAGTAGCAGACCTAATTCCTTATGGTCTAAATCCGAGGCTAGATTATTTAAACATCGTTCATAAGCATTATTTCTAG
- a CDS encoding YppE family protein, whose amino-acid sequence MSNVQGKTIEMLQHNEAIWELYLANREEQQEFDFYKDMKPFVDGVKETCDAWLALVIPWVNTARPTYLGEAQLQQVADNIQMIAVSAFNGKSFYKHFNDHYQSVEYTLKRVLEKAP is encoded by the coding sequence ATGAGTAACGTACAAGGGAAAACAATCGAGATGTTGCAACATAACGAGGCTATTTGGGAACTTTATTTAGCGAATCGGGAGGAGCAACAGGAATTTGATTTTTATAAAGATATGAAACCGTTTGTGGATGGTGTGAAGGAAACGTGTGATGCGTGGCTTGCACTCGTTATTCCATGGGTGAATACAGCGAGACCGACGTATCTGGGAGAAGCGCAATTGCAGCAGGTGGCGGATAATATTCAGATGATTGCAGTCAGTGCATTTAACGGAAAATCGTTTTATAAGCATTTTAATGATCATTATCAATCTGTAGAATACACGCTAAAACGGGTATTGGAGAAAGCGCCATGA
- a CDS encoding DUF1273 domain-containing protein, with amino-acid sequence MKSIFVSGYKNFELGIFKRDAPEATFIKEAIKRRLLGLIDEGLEWVIISGQMGVELWAGEVVAELKKEEYALKLAVITPFLNQESNWNEGNTLWYSEIVSSADYVAAVTKREYENPRQFQLKDQFILDHTDGTLLVYDTEREGAPKFFYEKAKDYAENGDYTIFLVDFYELQEVVESLNSDF; translated from the coding sequence ATGAAATCGATTTTTGTGTCGGGGTATAAGAATTTTGAATTGGGGATATTTAAGCGTGATGCACCAGAAGCGACATTTATTAAAGAGGCGATCAAAAGGCGTTTGCTCGGGCTCATAGATGAAGGGCTGGAATGGGTCATTATTTCGGGTCAAATGGGCGTGGAACTATGGGCTGGTGAGGTTGTGGCAGAACTGAAAAAAGAGGAGTACGCGCTGAAATTGGCTGTTATAACGCCGTTTTTAAATCAAGAGAGTAATTGGAATGAAGGGAATACGCTTTGGTATAGCGAAATTGTGAGTTCGGCGGATTATGTGGCGGCTGTGACGAAGCGGGAGTATGAGAACCCGCGCCAATTTCAATTGAAGGATCAGTTTATATTGGATCACACAGACGGGACATTGCTTGTTTATGATACAGAACGAGAAGGCGCGCCGAAGTTCTTTTATGAAAAAGCGAAGGATTATGCTGAGAATGGAGATTACACGATATTTTTGGTGGATTTCTATGAATTGCAAGAGGTTGTGGAGTCGCTAAACTCAGACTTTTAG
- the gpsB gene encoding cell division regulator GpsB: MASEQFEYNLTGKEILEKEFKTGLRGYNPEDVDEFLDKVINDYSTFSQEIEALQQENLRLRSELEDAPKAVVAPTFQQTTQPAGSTNFDILKRLSNLEKHVFGNKLDDNQ; this comes from the coding sequence ATGGCTTCTGAACAATTTGAATATAATTTGACTGGCAAAGAAATTTTAGAAAAAGAATTTAAAACAGGTCTGCGCGGGTATAATCCTGAAGATGTAGATGAATTTCTAGATAAAGTGATCAATGACTACAGTACTTTTTCTCAAGAAATTGAAGCTTTACAACAGGAAAACTTGCGCTTGCGTTCTGAACTAGAGGATGCGCCAAAAGCGGTTGTAGCACCGACCTTCCAACAAACGACGCAGCCGGCGGGATCGACTAATTTCGATATTTTAAAACGCTTGAGCAATCTTGAAAAACACGTTTTTGGAAATAAGCTGGACGACAACCAGTAA
- a CDS encoding THUMP domain-containing class I SAM-dependent RNA methyltransferase, with translation MREFELVATAAAGLEAIVAKEVRRLGYDCEVDNGKVYFKGDEMAIAKANLWLRVADRVKIVVGRFTATTFDDLFEQTKALPWEDILPLDANFPVAGKSVKSTLFSVPNCQAITKKAIVSRLSEKYRRQGRLMESGALFKLEVSILKDEVTITLDTSGAGLHKRGYRVGQGGAPLKETMAAALVLLTSWHPDRPFYDPVCGSGTIPIEAALIGRNIAPGLRRDFVCETWDWMSPDIWKQARAEAEAEANHDQWLDIMGTDIDHRMIEISEQNAIEAGLEDVIEFKQMQVADFTTEKEYGVIVANPPYGERLEDEESVRELYREMRAVYRNMPTWSVYVLTSYEMFEEVYAKRATKKRKLYNGYLRTDLYQYWGPRPPRRD, from the coding sequence ATGAGGGAATTTGAGTTAGTAGCAACAGCTGCGGCTGGACTTGAGGCGATTGTAGCAAAAGAGGTACGTCGACTGGGTTATGATTGTGAAGTAGATAATGGGAAAGTTTATTTTAAAGGGGACGAGATGGCGATTGCAAAGGCGAATTTATGGCTTCGTGTTGCGGATCGTGTGAAAATTGTAGTGGGTCGATTTACGGCAACCACATTTGATGATTTATTTGAACAAACGAAGGCGCTACCTTGGGAAGACATTTTGCCGTTGGATGCAAATTTTCCTGTTGCGGGTAAATCGGTGAAATCAACGCTGTTTAGTGTACCAAACTGTCAAGCGATCACCAAAAAAGCCATTGTTAGCCGTTTGAGCGAGAAGTACCGTCGTCAAGGACGTTTGATGGAATCGGGAGCTCTTTTTAAGTTAGAGGTATCGATTTTAAAGGATGAGGTAACGATTACGCTTGATACGAGTGGTGCGGGTTTACATAAACGTGGATATCGTGTTGGACAAGGTGGGGCACCGCTCAAAGAAACGATGGCTGCAGCGCTCGTTTTGCTTACAAGTTGGCACCCAGATCGTCCGTTTTATGATCCTGTTTGTGGGTCTGGTACGATTCCGATTGAGGCAGCGCTTATTGGGCGAAATATTGCGCCCGGATTGCGTCGTGATTTCGTCTGCGAAACGTGGGACTGGATGTCACCGGATATTTGGAAACAAGCGCGCGCAGAAGCTGAAGCAGAGGCGAATCATGATCAGTGGTTAGACATCATGGGCACAGATATTGACCATCGTATGATTGAGATTTCGGAGCAAAATGCGATTGAAGCTGGGCTGGAAGATGTGATTGAATTTAAGCAGATGCAAGTTGCTGATTTCACTACGGAAAAAGAGTATGGTGTAATTGTCGCGAATCCGCCGTACGGAGAACGATTGGAAGATGAAGAGTCGGTTCGTGAGTTGTATCGCGAAATGCGTGCGGTGTATCGTAATATGCCAACATGGTCGGTTTACGTGTTGACAAGCTATGAAATGTTTGAAGAAGTTTATGCGAAACGGGCGACGAAGAAACGTAAATTGTATAATGGTTATTTACGGACGGATCTGTATCAATATTGGGGACCGAGACCGCCACGTAGAGATTAA
- a CDS encoding carboxypeptidase M32 produces the protein MSENLQKLEQEFLDYMKKISAFEEALSLVYWDLRTGAPEKGMAGRSEVIGTLSAEIFKMKVSEEMAAFIAGLWVEKANLSDVTRRSLKECKKEYDLNKKIPAKEYEAYSKLVAEAETMWATARANNDFAAFKPYLEKIIASKRKFVSYWGYDENPYDTLLDQYEPGMTVAVLDDVFAKLREAILTLRKKVEAANYQPDPTLLHKHVSKAKQKEFSMRILAKMGFDFEAGRLDDTVHPFATGLNIGDVRITTRYDGDNFKMAIFGIIHEGGHAIYEQNIDPKLAGTPLANGASMGIHESQSLFYEIILGSSFEFWQSNYKDFQEITAPEFDAVSVEDFYRAVNISESSLIRIEADTLTYPLHIMIRYELEKAIMNGEIGVDELRDAWNAKYEEYLGVRPENDADGILQDIHWSGGDFGYFPSYALGYMYAAQLFEAMSTAIPNVPEILASDDYSPIRVWLTEHVHQYGMLKKPLDILQDTTCEGLNPDYLIQLLNDRYDFIYKLNEA, from the coding sequence ATGTCGGAGAATTTGCAAAAACTAGAACAAGAATTTTTGGATTATATGAAGAAAATTAGTGCGTTTGAAGAAGCGCTTAGCTTAGTTTATTGGGATCTACGGACTGGTGCACCAGAAAAAGGAATGGCTGGGCGCTCGGAAGTTATTGGGACGTTAAGTGCTGAAATTTTCAAAATGAAGGTTTCGGAGGAAATGGCAGCTTTTATTGCAGGTCTTTGGGTTGAAAAAGCGAACCTTTCTGACGTGACGCGCCGTTCTTTGAAAGAATGTAAAAAGGAATATGACTTGAATAAAAAAATTCCAGCGAAAGAGTATGAGGCATACTCTAAACTCGTTGCGGAGGCGGAAACCATGTGGGCAACAGCGCGCGCCAATAATGATTTTGCAGCGTTTAAACCTTACCTCGAAAAAATCATTGCGAGTAAGCGTAAATTTGTGTCGTATTGGGGCTATGATGAGAATCCATACGATACACTGCTTGATCAATATGAACCAGGAATGACGGTGGCGGTTTTGGATGATGTATTCGCTAAACTTCGAGAAGCGATTTTAACGTTGCGTAAGAAGGTGGAGGCAGCGAATTATCAGCCTGATCCAACGTTACTTCATAAACATGTGTCAAAAGCGAAACAAAAAGAATTCAGCATGCGTATTTTAGCGAAAATGGGTTTTGATTTTGAAGCGGGGCGTTTGGATGATACGGTGCATCCGTTTGCTACTGGGCTGAATATTGGAGATGTACGGATTACGACGCGCTATGATGGGGATAACTTCAAAATGGCGATTTTCGGCATTATTCATGAAGGCGGGCATGCGATTTATGAGCAGAATATTGATCCAAAACTTGCGGGGACACCACTTGCGAATGGAGCGTCAATGGGAATCCATGAATCACAATCGCTATTTTATGAGATTATTTTAGGCTCGAGTTTTGAGTTTTGGCAAAGCAATTATAAGGATTTTCAAGAGATTACGGCGCCTGAGTTTGATGCTGTTTCTGTCGAAGATTTTTATCGTGCGGTGAATATTTCAGAGAGTTCGCTGATTCGGATTGAGGCAGATACGCTGACTTATCCGCTTCATATCATGATTCGCTATGAGCTTGAAAAAGCGATTATGAATGGCGAGATTGGCGTGGACGAGTTGCGTGATGCGTGGAATGCTAAATATGAGGAATATCTTGGTGTGAGACCGGAGAATGACGCGGATGGTATTTTACAAGATATTCATTGGTCAGGTGGCGATTTCGGTTATTTCCCTTCCTATGCGCTCGGTTATATGTATGCGGCGCAGTTATTTGAGGCGATGTCAACAGCGATTCCGAATGTGCCTGAGATCTTAGCAAGTGATGATTATTCGCCAATTCGAGTTTGGTTAACGGAGCATGTACATCAGTATGGCATGTTGAAAAAACCGCTTGATATTTTGCAAGATACAACGTGTGAGGGACTAAATCCAGATTACCTCATTCAACTTCTAAATGACCGTTACGACTTTATTTATAAATTAAATGAGGCGTGA
- a CDS encoding xanthine phosphoribosyltransferase, which produces MKLLEEHIEKRGTVLQGNVLKVDSFLNHQIDPVLMQAVGQEFANRFKNLGITKIVTIESSGIAPAVFAGLELGVPVVFARKKKSLTLTDNLYTSSVYSFTKQETNDISVSKHFLGSEDKILLIDDFLANGQAVLGLLEVAEQAEAEVIGIGIVIEKSFQQGRALLEKTGYPIYSLARIASLENEQIRFVEGE; this is translated from the coding sequence GTGAAATTATTAGAAGAGCACATCGAAAAACGAGGAACGGTATTGCAGGGGAATGTATTGAAGGTCGATTCTTTTTTGAATCATCAAATTGATCCTGTTCTGATGCAAGCGGTGGGGCAGGAGTTTGCAAATCGTTTTAAAAATTTAGGTATTACAAAAATTGTTACCATTGAATCCTCAGGTATAGCACCGGCCGTTTTTGCGGGGCTTGAACTTGGTGTGCCAGTCGTTTTTGCAAGAAAGAAGAAATCGTTAACGTTAACGGATAATTTATATACGAGTAGTGTATACTCTTTTACGAAACAGGAGACGAATGATATCTCGGTATCCAAGCATTTTCTTGGTAGCGAGGATAAAATTTTATTGATCGATGACTTCTTGGCGAATGGCCAGGCGGTTCTGGGATTACTTGAAGTGGCCGAACAGGCGGAAGCAGAAGTGATTGGGATTGGAATTGTGATTGAAAAGTCCTTCCAACAAGGTCGTGCATTGCTTGAGAAAACAGGTTATCCGATTTATTCCCTAGCTCGGATTGCATCTCTTGAAAATGAGCAAATTCGTTTTGTGGAAGGGGAGTAA
- a CDS encoding nucleobase:cation symporter-2 family protein, which yields MLGKGRIAALGFQHVLAMYAGAVIVPLLIGGALGFTSAQMTYLVSIDIFMCGIATLLQLTMNRFFGIGLPVVLGCAVQAIAPIILIGEQYGIGAVYGSIIVSGIFVVLIAPFFSMVVRFFPPVVTGSVVTIIGLTLIPVAINNLAGGQGAADFGSLYNLGLGFGTLFAIILVYRFGRGFSKAIAVLIGLVAGSLFAAIYRGISLQPVAEAPMFHMPTPFYFGMPTFNWAAIVTMILIALVSMVESTGVYFALSDITKRKLEKSDLTKGYRAEGLAIILGGIFNTFPYTAYSQNVGLVQLSGIKTRKVIYVTAGILIVLGLLPKVGAMATIIPTPVLGGAMVAMFGMVVAQGIKMLGKVNFTSQENLLIIACSVGVGLGVTVVPDLFKVFPDFIQLFTSNGIVAGSVTAITLNIIFNIIPHRKEKEATEPARTQL from the coding sequence ATGCTAGGAAAAGGACGAATTGCGGCACTTGGCTTTCAACATGTACTCGCGATGTATGCGGGGGCGGTTATTGTACCGCTTTTGATTGGTGGTGCACTTGGGTTTACGAGTGCACAGATGACGTATTTGGTTTCGATTGATATTTTCATGTGCGGGATTGCGACGTTACTACAGTTGACGATGAATCGCTTCTTTGGAATTGGATTGCCGGTTGTTTTGGGTTGTGCGGTTCAGGCGATTGCACCGATTATTTTGATTGGAGAGCAGTACGGTATTGGGGCGGTTTATGGCTCTATCATTGTTTCTGGTATTTTTGTCGTGTTGATTGCGCCGTTCTTTTCGATGGTTGTGCGATTCTTTCCACCTGTTGTGACGGGATCGGTTGTTACGATTATTGGATTGACGTTGATTCCAGTGGCGATTAATAATTTAGCTGGTGGGCAAGGTGCGGCTGATTTTGGTTCGCTGTATAATTTAGGACTTGGATTTGGGACGCTGTTTGCGATTATTTTAGTGTATCGTTTTGGTCGTGGTTTTAGTAAGGCAATCGCGGTTTTAATTGGGCTTGTTGCCGGATCATTATTTGCGGCGATTTACCGTGGTATTTCTTTGCAGCCAGTTGCTGAGGCGCCAATGTTTCATATGCCTACGCCGTTTTATTTCGGGATGCCAACCTTTAACTGGGCGGCAATCGTGACGATGATCTTGATCGCACTTGTGAGCATGGTGGAGTCAACCGGTGTTTATTTCGCGCTTTCGGACATTACGAAACGTAAGTTAGAAAAATCGGATTTAACAAAAGGATATCGCGCGGAAGGTTTAGCAATTATTTTAGGCGGTATTTTCAATACTTTTCCGTACACAGCTTACTCGCAAAACGTTGGGTTAGTTCAGTTATCGGGCATTAAGACACGAAAAGTGATCTACGTGACGGCGGGTATTCTGATCGTACTTGGATTATTGCCGAAAGTGGGCGCAATGGCAACGATTATTCCAACGCCGGTGCTTGGTGGTGCGATGGTTGCGATGTTTGGTATGGTGGTAGCGCAAGGCATTAAGATGCTTGGAAAAGTTAATTTCACTTCACAAGAAAATTTGTTGATTATCGCGTGTTCGGTTGGTGTCGGGCTTGGTGTGACGGTTGTTCCTGACCTTTTCAAAGTGTTCCCTGATTTTATCCAACTTTTCACAAGTAATGGTATTGTGGCTGGAAGTGTGACGGCAATTACGCTAAATATTATTTTTAACATTATTCCGCATCGTAAGGAAAAAGAAGCCACAGAACCAGCGCGTACCCAGTTGTAG